The Vanessa atalanta chromosome 2, ilVanAtal1.2, whole genome shotgun sequence genome has a segment encoding these proteins:
- the LOC125073126 gene encoding U-scoloptoxin(19)-Sm1a-like: protein MRRRLTVVDNMKYFMLVFVVCGVVFGNEEDFKIIDAIEQEKPCMEMGGICTVAADCPKGHLAEKQGLCPNQRKQGIDCCYGLSMKETRCLKHGGVCMKPEVYCNPSIIFDEATDCVDNQKCCLMVL, encoded by the exons ATGCGCAGACGTCTGACAGTCGTTGACAATATGAAGTATTTTATGTTAGTTTTCGTTGTGTGTGGAGTCGTTTTCGGAAATGAGGAAGATT ttaaaataattgACGCAATAGAGCAAGAAAAGCCGTGTATGGAAATGGGCGGCATTTGCACGGTTGCAGCTGACTGCCCAAAGGGACACCTCGCTGAGAAACAGGGACTTTGTCCGAATCAACGCAAACAAGGAATCGACTGCTGCTATGGAC TATCAATGAAAGAGACTCGTTGCCTCAAACATGGCGGAGTTTGTATGAAACCGGAAGTGTATTGTAATCCAAGTATTATATTTGATGAAGCTACAGATTGTGTTGATAATCAAAAGTGCTGTCTTATGGTATTGTAG